GGGCTTCGCGGGAACATCGACCTGCTCTGGATGGTGCGTGACCCCATCCTGCTCGAACCCGACGCCCTGCGCGAGCTGCTCAAGTTCTCGCTGATCGAGAAACTGCCCCTGCTGACCTTTTCCGCCACGGTCGTGCGCGCCGGCGCCATGATGGCCGTGACGCCCGAAGAGCACGGCATGGGCCGTCAGGCCGCCCGTATCGGCAAGCAGATCCTGGCCGGCAAGCGCCCGGGTCAGATCCCCGTGCAGGGCCCGACGGACCACCGCATCGCACTCAACCTCGCCACGGCCAAGCGTATCGGTCGCCTTGAAGATCTTGCCATCAACGTTCTCATCTTCGCCGCCGAGAACAAGCAGTCCATCGAAGTATTTCGCTGATTCTTATTGAGCCGGGTTTGTTTCAGGCTCGCCATTCAATGCGCGAAGCTGCGCGACGCGGTGGCGTTCAAACTCGATCACCGCATCGGCCAGCGCCGAGGCGATCTGTTCCTGATACTCAGCGCTCTGCAGCCTGTCGCGCTCGCGCGGGTTGGTGACGAACCCGATTTCGACCAGCACGGCGGGCATCTGCGCGCGCGAGAGCACAAAGAAGGGGGCCTGCTTCACGCCGCGGTTGGTGGTGTTGAGTCCGGCAGCCAGCCGCGTCTGCACGATGCCGGCGAATTCCTCGGAGCGGCGGATCTGGTCGGCCGAGGCCAGGGAGAGCAGCGTAAGCAGAAGCGGGTCGTTGGGATTGCTGCCTTCGTATTTGAGGGCCTCGTTCTCGATGAGCGCCGTTTTGCGGGCGTCGTCGTCACTGGCTTCCGGGCTCAGCAGGAAGGTCTCCACCCCCCGGGCGCCCTTGCGCTGTGCGGCGTTGGCGTGGATGGAGACGAAGAACCTTGCCTGGTGCTCGTTGGCAATGGCCATGCGCTGGTGCAACGGGACGAAGTGGTCATCGTCGCGGGTGAGCAGGATGGGCAGGTTGGGGGCCCGCTCGCGCAGGATGTCCCGGGCCTTGAGGGCAACGGCCAGGACGACCTCGCTCTCGCGGATCGCGCCGGAGACGACGGCGCCGGTGTCTTCGCCCCCGTGGCCGGGGTCCAGAATGATCGGTCCCTCGAATTCTCCGTCCGAAGAATTTCCGGAAAACATGGCAGCCATGGCCTGGCTGTGATCGGTCTGTCCGGGCCTTTGCCTGTCTTTTGAGCCTGTTCCGGCCGGGTTCCCCGCGCCGGCGCAGGCGCTCAGAACCAAAGCGCCCAGCAGGGCGCCGAATATTGTTGAAATTGAGTGATTTCCAGTGGTTATCATGGATCTGGCATGGGCAGACTTTCGCGTTGTTTTCGCCATCATTTGTTTCGAACCCCTTCAGGTCGCTTCTGGGTCTGCCTCAGATTCAGGCATTCTAGTCAACAAATCGCCCGGCCAGAACCCCAAGTAACCCCCCGATATGGTTGGTATTTTGCCACCCTGCGTCTTGACACCTTTCCCCGGACGTGGCAGCGTGCCCACTTAGGAAGTCTTGGTTTGTGGTTCTGCAAGGGATGCTGAGGCGCGAAAGCTTTTAGAGCTGGAGCAGGAACGTCGAAGCATGGGAAGGCTTTGCGGAAATGCCGGTGCGAAACCCGGTTCGCAGACCAGGGGTGAGGAGCAGGCTGAAAACGCGGGGAAAACGCATCCGATTCTTCGGTGCGCGTTTACAGACTGGTCAGTAAAAAAGATTTCAGCGAGACCTCTACGGGGATTGGGTGTTTGGGTTTGGGAACCCCCGTTGAGAGTGGGAAGCATCAGTGGACGGGAACAAGGGAAAGAAGCGGCTAACCGTTTTTGTTGTTCCTGAGGGCGAAACCAATCTGCGTCGCCTTCAGGTTCCGGCATGGTTTTTCAGCAAGAAAGTGTGGCGCGTCGTAGGCGTGCTCGCGCTGGTGCTGGGCGTACACTATGCGGTCTCGGTGCATCGCTCGATCCAGACTTCGGATCTGCTGGCCGAGAACAAGGCGCTGCGCGATCACGTCGCGGAACTGACCGGCCGGGTCGAATCCATTAAATCGGATCTTGAGCGTGTCGATACCCTCGACTACCGCGTTCGCGCGATCTTCGGACTGGAGTATCCCTCCGAAGTCCAAAATCCGGGCCTTGGCGGGCCGCTTGTCCCCAACATGAGCGCCTACGAAGGGCTCGATCCCAAGGACGCCAGCCGCCTGCGCCGTCTCGATCACGACATTTTCGACGCGAAGACCCGCGTTTCGATTCAGGAGCAGAGCCTCGAAGACCTGCTCAATCACTTTGGCGAGCAGCGCTCGCAGCTCGCATCGACTCCCTCGATCTGGCCCACCCGCGGCTGGCTTACCTCGACCTTCGGCACGCGCCGCGATCCCTTTACCAATTCGCGCACCATGCACCACGGCCTGGATGTGGCGGCCAGCATTGGCACGCCGGTCGTCTCGCCGGCTGACGGCGTGGTGGTCTTCGTGGGCGCGCGTTCAGGCTATGGCAAGGTCATCACGGTTGATCACGGCTACGGGGTGAGCACGATCTACGGCCATCTCTCGGAGTCCAAGGTGAAGGTAGGCGACCAGGTCCGTCGCGGTGAGGACATCGCCGCGGTCGGCAATACCGGCCGCTCGACCGGGCCGCATCTGCACTACGAAGTTCGTGTCAATGACGTGCCCGTGGACCCGATGAAATACATCCTGAACTGACAGCATCTCTCAGAGGTACGTTCGCAAAAAGGCCGGTTCCGCGGGGAAGCGGCCTTTTTTGATTCAAGGTGACAAGCCAGTCGGCAGGGCTTCTCGATTGCGGCGAGGGTCGCTTTGGGTTAATCGTAATCCGGTTCGGGTTACCGCGCCCGTTCAGGCCCGTCGGCATCTCCCCGTTGTCGACACGACACAAACCAGCAACGGCGCCCTGGAGGGCCTTTGACCAGCAATCTGCTCATCAACGTTTCCCCGGTCGAGACCCGGGTGGCCCTCGTGGAGCAGGCCCGCGTGCGCGAAATTTACATCGAGCGCCCCGACGAGCTGGGAATTACGGGAAATATCTACAAGGGCCGGGTCGACCGGGTCCTGCCGGGCATGCAGGCAGCCTTCGTTGACGTTGGGCTCGACCGCGCAGCGTTCCTGTATGCCGGCGATGTGCTGGGCCCCGACGGTGAAGTGGACTACCCCGGCGCCAACGGGAACGGGCACGACATCGATATCGATTTTGCCGACAACGGCCACCCCCACCGCACGGCTCCCCCGATTCAGGAGCTTCTCAAGGCCGGGCAGGAAGTGCTCGTTCAGGTGGCCAAGGAGCCGCTTGGCACCAAGGGCGCGCGCGTGACCTCCCACATCTCGCTTCCGGGTCGTTACTTGGTTTACATGCCGCTGGCCGAGCACGTCGGAGTTTCGCGACGCATCGAATCCGTCGAAGAGCGTGAGCGGCTGCGAACGCTGGTCGACGAGCTGCGCAACGGCGAGGGCGGTTTCATCGTGCGCACCGTGGCCGAGGGCGCGAGCGACGAGGAGCTGCTGCGCGACATCAGCTACCTGAGAAAATCATGGCAGCGCATCAGCGCCCGGCGCGAGCATCTACCGCTGGGGCGTCTGGTGCACCAGGAACTCTCCGTCTCCCTGCGCGCGGTGCGGGACATCCTGACCCCGGACATCGATCAGGTCATCGTCGACGACGCAGCGGAGTTTGAGCAGGTGCGCGAGTTCCTCGACGTGTTCGAACCCTCGCTGGGCTCGCGCGTGGAACTCTACACCAACCAGGAACCGCTCTTCGATCGCTTCGGCATCGAGATCGATATCCAGCGGATGCTTGCACGAAAGGTCTGGCTTCCCTCTGGTGGCTACATCGTCATCGATTCCTTCGAGGCGCTCACCGCCATCGACGTGAACACCGGCCGCTACGTGGGCAAGCGCAACTTCGAGGAAACCGTCCTCAAGACAAACCTCGAAGCCGTCGCCGAAATCGTCTCGCAGCTTCGTCTGCGCAACATCGGCGGCATCATCGTCATCGACTTTATCGACATGGAGCGCATCAGCTCGCGCGAGAAGGTACAAGCCGCGCTGGCCGACTCCCTGCGAGCAGACAAGGCGCGCACAACGATCACGAAGATCAGCGATCTGGGGATCGTCGAAATGACCCGCAAGCGCATCCGCGAACCGGTGCTGCATACCCTGGCCGCGACCTGCCCCTATTGCGACGGCCACGGCTGGGTTCGCTCGTGCACCAGCGTGGCCCACGAAATCCTGCGCCAGCTCGTGCGTGAGCTCAATTCCGTTCGCGGGAACCTGGGAGTGCGCGCTCACCCGGACGTGATCACGCGCCTTCGCGAGGAAGACCACCAGGGGGTGGCCCACGTCGAGGAGAAATACGGCATGCACATCTCACTGGAGAGCGTTGTCGATTTCCACCAGGAACACTTCGAGATCCGGCCGCTCGGCCAGTAATCACGGCATTGCCCGCAAGTCTGTTTCCCTGAAAATCTTGATGAGCTGTATGTAGATGGCGAGCTCAATGTTGCTGCGCTCGGCGCGAAGGCGCTCAAGCGGCTCGCGCGGGTCCCACGCCCCGTTACTCACGAAGATGGGCGTCTGCTTGCGGTGCAGGCGCTCGCCATCATCGATGAGCGCGTGCTCGATCGCACCGCCGAGTTTCCAGCGGACGACCTGCTCGCGCGGGGAACCCTTGTCGTAGCAGAGCTGAAAGCGCATGAGCCGGCCTGCATCGCTCAGCCAGACGTAGAGATCGTGGTTCTCATCCGAATACCAGCGGAGGCGAAACCCCTCTCCGCCGCGTTGCTTCACAATCTGCGGATTGATCTCATGCATTGCGCGGCCAGGGTAACACAGGCGTGCGGCGGAGTCGGTGAGTTAAACCACGGCGTGAAGTGGTTCACGCACCCAGCGACTTGCGGCCTTCGTAGAAAATCCGGTCCTTCCAGTCATGCCCGCGCACGTGTGTATCGGGCCAGACGATGCATCGCTCCAGACTCGTGTCGTCGTCGAGCCGCGAGCCCGCACCCACAATCGCGCCGGGGCCGATCTGCACGTCGTAGCCGACAGTGACATCCTGCCCGACGAAGGCGGGGCCCTGCATCTCGGGGTTCTCGGGACAGACCCATGCGTGCGGCGTCCATACGCCGGGCTCGATGCTCTCGTAGCCGCGCGCCTGCAGCATCCGCCGCGTGCGCGTGGCGAGCAGGTCGTCCCCGTCCAGGTTCGCCAGAAGTGCGGCGCTGGCTGCCAGGTAGCGCTCGGGCGTGCCCAGGTCATCCCAGGGAGCGTCGCTCACGAACTGCGCGCGGACCGGGGCGCCTTTTTCGAGCAGGGGGCGGTAGACCTCCTGCACGATGCAGAAGACCTGCGCAGGCGGTAGTTCTTTGAGAATCTCCGGTGAGAGAACATGCAGGCCGGTAAAGAGCCCGGCCTTCGCGCCCGGCGGCGGAGTTTCCCCGGGTGCAAGGTAGCCGCCGATACGCCCGTCCTCATGGGCCCAGAATCCGCCGGCCTGTTGCCAGCCCTCATCGCGCAGCAGCAGCGTCGCCAGCGGTTTGTCTTTTTCAAAGGCGGCGACCGCTGCGCCCAGGTCGATGCCGTGAAGGACGTCGGCATTGGCGATCAGGAAGGGGGCGCCCTCCAGGTGGCCGCGCACATTGCTGACTGCACCGCCGGTCCCCAGCAGTGTGGTCTCGGTAACGAGTTCCACCGGCAGGGCGGATTCGCGCTCGCCAAGATATGCCTGCATCTTTTCGGCGAGGTGATAGGCGTTGGCCACGACCTCGGAGACCTGTGCCTCCGCAAGTGCGGCCAGGCTGAATTCGATCAGCGGTATATCGAGAACGGGAATCAGTGGTTTTGGAAGCAGGTGGGTGAGGGGGCGAAGACGCCGTCCCTCACCGGCGGCCAGCAACAGGGCCTTCATTTTGGTTTTCTCCCGGGGATGAATTCCCCAAGTATCACAGGGTGGGTCGCGCCGGTCACACTCGGCAGGTTGCCCGGCCACTTCGCAACGTGGCAGGCGGCCAGCCAGGCAAAGAGCAGCGCCTCGACCGAGTCGGGGTCGTAGCCGATCGCATCGACGCTACGTATCGAGATACCTGGCACCCTGCGCGCCAGTTCATCGAGCAGCGCGGGGTTGTGCGCGCCGCCGCCGCACACGTAGAGGTGATCGGCGGAGGGTCGCTCCTTGCGATAGGGCGCAAGCGAGCGGGCAATGGACTCCGCGCTCAGCGCCGTCGCCGTTGCGAGGATGTCCTCGGGCGAAAGCCCGAAGACGCCTGCGTCCTGGAGAATCTTCTGTGCGAAAAGATCGCCGAAGTCCTCGCGGCCGGTCGACTTGGGCGCCTTTCGCTCGAAGTAGGGATGCTGCAGAAGCTCGGCCAGCAGCGCCTCGTTGACGCTGCCCGCGGCGGCCATCTTGCCGCCGTGGTCGTAGCTGGCGGCGCCGCCGGTCAGGTCTTTGACCAGCGCGTCCATGAGCATGTTGCCCGGACCCGTATCGAAGGCGATGGGGCCGTCCTTGCCCGGACCCATGCCGGGGATGGTCACATTGGCGATGCCGCCGATGTTCACGAGAAAGGCGTCGCGCTCGCCGAGCATGGACAGGTGCAGCACCGGCGCGAGAGGCGCACCCTCGCCGCCGGCGGCCATGTCGCGGTGGCGCAGCCGCGCAACGGTATCCACGCCCGTTCGCTCAGCAATGATCGCGGGGTCGGCAATCTGAAACGTGGAGCGGACGCTGAACTCGCGCACCGCGCCGGCAAACTCGAATTGCGCGGTGCGCGCGTCGGGCACGTGGCGCACGGTCTGGCCGTGGGAACCGATGGCCGCGACGTCTTCGAGGTTCACCTCGCCCTTTGTCGCGATCTCGGCGGCTGCGACGGCGAAGAGCTCACCGAGCAGCGCGTCGAGGCGCAGCACATCATCGAGTGCGGGATTGGATGCGTGACACAGCTCGAGGATCAGGCCCCGGACTTCCTCGGGGTAGGGGAAGGTCTCGAAAGCCAGCAGCTTGTCGATGCGCGGCGCACCGCCGGAGGCGGTGTCAATGCGGGCAAGCGCGGCGTCGATTCCGTCGACGGACGTGCCCGAGAGCAGCCCGATCCACAACATAAGGATTTAGTGCACGTGGTGCGACGGGGCAGAGACCCGTTTGGCCAGAATTTTCTTGAAACTGCTGGTGATGGCATCGTGGCAGCCCCTGCAGACCACGAGGCGAACCTTCTCTTCGAGGTCGTCGGCATGGGGCTCGGGCGCATCGGCATGGAGGCCGTACTCGCTTTCGATGCCGGTGTCATCGAACTCGTCGGGGGCGCAGGCCTCTTCGTCTTCATCGCAATCGATGTCGATGTCCACGAAACTCTCGAAATTCAGTACGTACCGGGATTCGCCGGAGTGATAGACCTTGCTGCAGCGATCACAGCGCTCGCGGGTCCGTCCCAGCCCTTCTGCCTTGCTCACGATTGTCACCTTGTCGGT
The sequence above is drawn from the Chrysiogenia bacterium genome and encodes:
- a CDS encoding N-acetylmuramoyl-L-alanine amidase gives rise to the protein MAAMFSGNSSDGEFEGPIILDPGHGGEDTGAVVSGAIRESEVVLAVALKARDILRERAPNLPILLTRDDDHFVPLHQRMAIANEHQARFFVSIHANAAQRKGARGVETFLLSPEASDDDARKTALIENEALKYEGSNPNDPLLLTLLSLASADQIRRSEEFAGIVQTRLAAGLNTTNRGVKQAPFFVLSRAQMPAVLVEIGFVTNPRERDRLQSAEYQEQIASALADAVIEFERHRVAQLRALNGEPETNPAQ
- a CDS encoding M23 family metallopeptidase; this translates as MDGNKGKKRLTVFVVPEGETNLRRLQVPAWFFSKKVWRVVGVLALVLGVHYAVSVHRSIQTSDLLAENKALRDHVAELTGRVESIKSDLERVDTLDYRVRAIFGLEYPSEVQNPGLGGPLVPNMSAYEGLDPKDASRLRRLDHDIFDAKTRVSIQEQSLEDLLNHFGEQRSQLASTPSIWPTRGWLTSTFGTRRDPFTNSRTMHHGLDVAASIGTPVVSPADGVVVFVGARSGYGKVITVDHGYGVSTIYGHLSESKVKVGDQVRRGEDIAAVGNTGRSTGPHLHYEVRVNDVPVDPMKYILN
- a CDS encoding Rne/Rng family ribonuclease; this encodes MTSNLLINVSPVETRVALVEQARVREIYIERPDELGITGNIYKGRVDRVLPGMQAAFVDVGLDRAAFLYAGDVLGPDGEVDYPGANGNGHDIDIDFADNGHPHRTAPPIQELLKAGQEVLVQVAKEPLGTKGARVTSHISLPGRYLVYMPLAEHVGVSRRIESVEERERLRTLVDELRNGEGGFIVRTVAEGASDEELLRDISYLRKSWQRISARREHLPLGRLVHQELSVSLRAVRDILTPDIDQVIVDDAAEFEQVREFLDVFEPSLGSRVELYTNQEPLFDRFGIEIDIQRMLARKVWLPSGGYIVIDSFEALTAIDVNTGRYVGKRNFEETVLKTNLEAVAEIVSQLRLRNIGGIIVIDFIDMERISSREKVQAALADSLRADKARTTITKISDLGIVEMTRKRIREPVLHTLAATCPYCDGHGWVRSCTSVAHEILRQLVRELNSVRGNLGVRAHPDVITRLREEDHQGVAHVEEKYGMHISLESVVDFHQEHFEIRPLGQ
- a CDS encoding NDP-sugar synthase is translated as MKALLLAAGEGRRLRPLTHLLPKPLIPVLDIPLIEFSLAALAEAQVSEVVANAYHLAEKMQAYLGERESALPVELVTETTLLGTGGAVSNVRGHLEGAPFLIANADVLHGIDLGAAVAAFEKDKPLATLLLRDEGWQQAGGFWAHEDGRIGGYLAPGETPPPGAKAGLFTGLHVLSPEILKELPPAQVFCIVQEVYRPLLEKGAPVRAQFVSDAPWDDLGTPERYLAASAALLANLDGDDLLATRTRRMLQARGYESIEPGVWTPHAWVCPENPEMQGPAFVGQDVTVGYDVQIGPGAIVGAGSRLDDDTSLERCIVWPDTHVRGHDWKDRIFYEGRKSLGA
- a CDS encoding anhydro-N-acetylmuramic acid kinase, which translates into the protein MLWIGLLSGTSVDGIDAALARIDTASGGAPRIDKLLAFETFPYPEEVRGLILELCHASNPALDDVLRLDALLGELFAVAAAEIATKGEVNLEDVAAIGSHGQTVRHVPDARTAQFEFAGAVREFSVRSTFQIADPAIIAERTGVDTVARLRHRDMAAGGEGAPLAPVLHLSMLGERDAFLVNIGGIANVTIPGMGPGKDGPIAFDTGPGNMLMDALVKDLTGGAASYDHGGKMAAAGSVNEALLAELLQHPYFERKAPKSTGREDFGDLFAQKILQDAGVFGLSPEDILATATALSAESIARSLAPYRKERPSADHLYVCGGGAHNPALLDELARRVPGISIRSVDAIGYDPDSVEALLFAWLAACHVAKWPGNLPSVTGATHPVILGEFIPGRKPK